One stretch of Prunus persica cultivar Lovell chromosome G1, Prunus_persica_NCBIv2, whole genome shotgun sequence DNA includes these proteins:
- the LOC18790065 gene encoding flotillin-like protein 4, with the protein MYRVASPSEYLVITGIGIDDIKLAKKAWILPGQSYIIFDMSPVNYTFEVQAMSSEKLPFMLPAVFTIGPRIDDTPSLHKYAKLISRHDKLSSHVKELVQGIIEGETRVLAASMTMEEVFKGTKEFKQEVFEKVQLELNQFGLLIYNANVKQLVDVPGHEYFSYLGQKTQMEAANQAKVDVAEARKKGEIGSKEREGLTLQNAAKIDAETKIYATKREGEGKMAEIKVKAEVKVYENVREAEVAEANAELAKKKAGWAKEAQVAEVEAAKAVALRDAELQTQVERMNALTRTEKLKAEFLSKASVEYETKVQEANWDLYNKQKAAEAILYQREKEAEAQKAIAEAEFYARQQVADGEFYAKKKEAEGLIALGQAQGAYLRNLLDAVGGNYAAMRDFMMINSGMFQEIAKINAEAVRGLQPKISIWTNGEVDGGSNGAMKEVAGVYKMLPPLFKTVHEQTGMLPPAWMGTLPNSGSNN; encoded by the exons ATGTATAGAGTAGCAAGCCCTTCGGAGTATTTAGTGATCACTGGGATCGGGATCGACGACATAAAGCTTGCGAAGAAGGCATGGATCCTCCCGGGCCAGTCCTACATCATCTTCGACATGTCCCCCGTCAACTACACTTTCGAAGTCCAAGCCATGAGCTCCGAGAAGCTCCCCTTCATGCTCCCCGCCGTTTTCACCATTGGCCCCCGCATCGACGACACCCCCAGCCTCCACAAGTACGCGAAGCTCATTTCGCGTCACGACAAGCTCTCCAGCCACGTGAAGGAGCTCGTCCAGGGCATCATTGAGGGAGAGACGCGTGTCCTCGCTGCCTCAATGACCATGGAGGAGGTGTTTAAGGGGACAAAGGAGTTTAAGCAAGAGGTGTTTGAGAAGGTTCAGTTGGAATTGAATCAGTTCGGGCTTTTGATATATAACGCAAATGTCAAACAGTTGGTGGATGTTCCTGGACATGAGTATTTTAGTTACTTGGGGCAGAAGACACAGATGGAGGCGGCCAATCAGGCTAAAGTTGACGTGGCGGAGGCGAGGAAGAAAGGGGAGATAGGGTCCAAGGAGAGGGAGGGGTTGACGCTGCAGAACGCGGCGAAGATTGACGCTGAGACGAAGATCTATGCGACAAAGAGGGAAGGGGAGGGAAAGATGGCCGAGATAAAGGTGAAAGCAGAGGTGAAGGTGTATGAGAATGTGAGGGAGGCTGAGGTGGCGGAGGCGAATGCTGAGCTGGCGAAGAAGAAGGCCGGGTGGGCGAAGGAGGCGCAGGTGGCGGAGGTGGAGGCCGCGAAGGCAGTGGCATTGAGGGATGCGGAGCTGCAGACGCAGGTAGAAAGGATGAATGCCTTGACTAGGACGGAGAAGCTTAAGGCTGAGTTTTTGAGTAAGGCCAGTGTTGAGTATGAAACAAAG GTACAAGAGGCAAATTGGGACTTATACAACAAGCAAAAGGCCGCCGAAGCAATTCTTTACCAAAGGGAGAAAGAGGCTGAGGCACAGAAGGCaattgcagaggcagaattCTATGCTCGTCAACAAGTTGCAGATGGAGAATTTtatgcaaagaaaaaagaggctGAGGGTCTCATAGCCCTTGGACAAGCCCAAGGTGCATATCTACGCAATCTTTTGGATGCAGTTGGAGGCAACTATGCAGCCATGAGGGACTTCATGATGATCAACAGCGGCATGTTTCAAGAAATTGCTAAAATTAATGCTGAAGCCGTGCGTGGACTTCAACCCAAGATCAGCATTTGGACTAATGGGGAAGTAGATGGCGGCAGCAACGGGGCCATGAAGGAGGTTGCTGGAGTTTACAAGATGTTGCCACCATTGTTCAAGACAGTTCATGAACAAACTGGAATGCTGCCACCGGCTTGGATGGGCACTTTGCCAAATTCTGGTTCTAACAATTGA
- the LOC18790992 gene encoding flotillin-like protein 4, with protein MYRVASPSEYLVITGAGIDDIKLAKKGWILPGQSYIIFDMSPVNYTFEVQAMSIEKLPFMLPAVFTIGPRIDDMPSLHKYAKLISLHDKLSTHVKELVQGIIEGETRVLSASMTMEEVFRGTKEFKQEVFEKVQLELNQFGLLIYNANVKQLVDVPGHEYFSYLGQKTQMEAANQAKVDVAEARKKGEIGSKEREGLMLQNAAKIDAETKIYATKREGEGKMAEIKVKAEVKVYENVREAEVAEANAELAKKKAGWGKEAHVAEVEAVKAVALRDAELQTEVERMNALTRTEKLKAEFLSKASVEYETKVQEANWELYNKQKAAEAILYLREKEAEAQKAIAEAELYACQQVADGEFYAKKKEAEGLMALGQAQGAYLCNLWDAVGGNYAAMRDFMMINGSIFPEIAKINADAVCGLQPKISIWTNGGGEGGRNGAMKEVAGVYKMLPPLFKTVHEQTGMLPPAWMGTLPNSGSNN; from the exons ATGTATAGAGTAGCAAGCCCTTCAGAATATCTGGTGATCACCGGGGCCGGGATCGACGACATAAAGCTGGCAAAGAAGGGATGGATCCTCCCCGGACAATCTTACATCATCTTTGACATGTCCCCCGTCAACTATACCTTCGAAGTCCAAGCCATGAGCATCGAGAAGCTCCCCTTCATGCTCCCGGCCGTCTTCACTATCGGCCCCCGCATCGACGACATGCCCAGTCTCCACAAGTACGCCAAGCTCATTTCTCTCCACGACAAGCTCTCTACCCACGTCAAAGAGCTTGTCCAGGGCATCATCGAGGGTGAGACGCGTGTCCTCTCTGCCTCGATGACCATGGAGGAGGTGTTTAGGGGGACCAAAGAGTTTAAGCAAGAGGTGTTTGAGAAGGTTCAGTTGGAATTGAATCAGTTCGGGCTTTTGATATATAACGCAAATGTCAAACAGTTGGTGGATGTTCCTGGACATGAGTATTTTAGTTACTTGGGGCAGAAGACACAGATGGAGGCGGCCAATCAGGCTAAAGTTGACGTGGCGGAGGCGAGGAAGAAAGGGGAGATAGGGTCCAAGGAGAGGGAGGGGTTGATGCTGCAGAACGCTGCGAAGATTGACGCTGAGACAAAGATCTATGCGACAAAGAGGGAAGGGGAGGGAAAGATGGCGGAGATAAAGGTGAAAGCAGAGGTGAAGGTGTATGAGAATGTGAGGGAGGCTGAGGTGGCCGAGGCAAATGCTGAGCTGGCAAAGAAGAAGGCCGGGTGGGGGAAGGAGGCGCATGTGGCGGAGGTGGAGGCCGTGAAGGCGGTGGCGTTGAGGGATGCGGAGCTGCAGACGGAGGTGGAGAGGATGAATGCCTTGACTAGGACGGAGAAGCTTAAGGCTGAGTTTTTGAGTAAGGCCAGCGTTGAGTATGAGACAAAG GTACAAGAAGCAAATTGGGAGTTatacaacaaacaaaaggcCGCGGAAGCAATTCTCTACCTAAGGGAGAAAGAGGCTGAGGCACAGAAGGCaattgcagaggcagaattGTATGCTTGTCAACAAGTTGCAGATGGAGAATTTTATGCCAAGAAAAAAGAGGCTGAGGGCCTCATGGCCCTTGGACAAGCCCAAGGTGCCTATCTATGCAATCTTTGGGACGCAGTTGGAGGCAACTATGCAGCCATGAGGGATTTCATGATGATCAACGGCAGCATATTTCCAGAAATTGCTAAGATTAACGCCGATGCCGTGTGTGGACTTCAACCCAAAATCAGCATTTGGACTAATGGAGGCGGAGAGGGCGGCAGAAATGGGGCCATGAAGGAGGTTGCTGGAGTTTACAAGATGTTGCCACCATTGTTCAAGACAGTTCATGAACAAACTGGAATGCTGCCACCGGCTTGGATGGGCACTTTGCCAAATTCTGGTTCTAACAACTAG